Proteins encoded by one window of Geobacter sp. DSM 9736:
- a CDS encoding S41 family peptidase, producing the protein MFKSNKGRKAVLFIAVISVVAVFFSVGIQRRCAAQGGNDYESIELFTDVLSLVKKNYVEEVDTKKLIYGAINGMLSSLDPHSSFMPPETYKEMKIETKGSFGGLGIEISIKDGILTVISPIEDTPAYKAGIKAGDQILKIDDRYTKDLTITEAVKRMRGTKGTKVTLTILREGFDKPKEFPLVRDIIQVKSVKFKMLDQGYGYIRIAQFQEKTDDDLIKALAALKEQNGGPLSGLVLDLRNDPGGLLDQAVKVSEHFIDEGQLIVYTEGRDKDSKMRFTSRKGTKEPNYPIVALINSGSASASEIVAGALQDHKRAVVMGTQSFGKGSVQTIIPLTDNSGLRLTTARYFTPSGRSIQAKGIVPDIIVDKLELPSTEKKDTMHIREKDLENHFEDQPKGEKPEEKKPEKPSAYNTDEQIKGDYQILRALDLLKGYAILKKVAQ; encoded by the coding sequence ATGTTCAAGAGCAACAAAGGAAGGAAGGCTGTCCTTTTCATCGCCGTTATTTCCGTGGTGGCCGTCTTCTTCAGTGTGGGCATTCAGCGCAGGTGTGCTGCCCAGGGGGGGAACGACTACGAATCGATCGAGCTGTTTACCGACGTACTTTCCCTTGTGAAGAAGAATTACGTGGAGGAGGTGGATACCAAGAAGCTTATCTATGGTGCCATCAACGGCATGCTTTCTTCCCTGGACCCCCACAGCTCCTTCATGCCCCCCGAGACGTACAAGGAGATGAAAATCGAGACCAAGGGCTCCTTCGGCGGATTGGGAATCGAGATATCCATCAAGGACGGAATCCTGACAGTGATTTCCCCCATCGAGGACACTCCCGCCTATAAGGCCGGAATCAAGGCCGGAGACCAGATCCTCAAGATCGACGACCGGTACACAAAGGACCTGACGATTACCGAAGCGGTCAAGCGGATGCGGGGCACCAAGGGTACAAAGGTCACCCTGACCATCCTGCGGGAGGGTTTCGACAAGCCGAAAGAGTTCCCGCTTGTACGGGACATCATCCAGGTCAAGAGCGTGAAATTCAAGATGCTCGACCAGGGGTACGGGTACATCAGGATCGCCCAGTTCCAGGAAAAGACGGACGACGACCTCATCAAGGCGCTGGCGGCGCTGAAAGAGCAGAATGGTGGTCCTCTGAGCGGACTGGTGCTCGACCTGCGCAACGATCCCGGCGGGCTTCTCGATCAGGCTGTAAAGGTCAGCGAACACTTTATAGACGAAGGGCAGCTTATTGTCTACACCGAGGGGCGTGACAAGGACTCCAAGATGCGCTTCACCTCGCGCAAAGGGACGAAGGAGCCAAACTATCCGATCGTAGCCCTTATCAACAGCGGAAGCGCCAGCGCTTCGGAAATCGTCGCCGGCGCACTCCAGGACCACAAGCGCGCCGTAGTCATGGGGACTCAGAGCTTCGGCAAGGGTTCCGTTCAAACTATCATTCCGCTCACCGACAACTCCGGTCTCCGTCTCACTACGGCTCGGTACTTCACGCCCAGCGGCCGTTCGATCCAGGCTAAAGGTATTGTTCCCGACATCATCGTGGACAAGCTTGAGCTCCCGTCAACGGAGAAGAAGGATACGATGCATATCCGGGAGAAGGACCTGGAAAATCACTTCGAGGATCAGCCCAAGGGCGAGAAGCCCGAGGAGAAGAAGCCCGAGAAGCCTTCTGCTTACAACACAGACGAACAAATCAAGGGTGACTACCAGATACTGCGTGCCCTCGACCTGCTCAAGGGCTATGCCATTCTCAAAAAAGTAGCTCAGTAG
- a CDS encoding BTAD domain-containing putative transcriptional regulator has translation MCAIRSSRKNAGLQQVSVRVFGGLGISYNETPVVIAWGSQKARLLFCSLLVSYDQWIHRDRLIEVLWPGCDVAAGVNNFKTTLSRLRKSFSGPHAINPVMTQGEALRINTTLISLDASEFRAAATAGIKTYARGDLKGAKLLLEKAQDLYTGDFLPEEPFNPYLTAARDDFGRLHTSVITTLGKVYEQEGNKDALEAIRFLVSTQYPLVEPA, from the coding sequence GTGTGTGCTATCAGAAGCAGTAGAAAAAACGCAGGGTTGCAGCAGGTTTCGGTAAGGGTTTTTGGCGGTCTGGGTATCAGCTACAATGAAACACCGGTTGTAATAGCATGGGGAAGCCAAAAGGCACGGCTTCTTTTCTGTTCCCTGCTGGTCAGTTACGACCAGTGGATTCACCGCGACAGACTCATCGAAGTGCTTTGGCCCGGCTGCGATGTCGCCGCCGGAGTGAATAATTTCAAAACCACTCTCAGCCGTCTGCGGAAATCCTTTTCCGGCCCGCATGCAATCAATCCCGTCATGACTCAGGGTGAGGCCCTTAGGATCAACACTACCCTCATCAGCCTGGACGCCAGTGAGTTCCGCGCCGCTGCCACTGCCGGCATAAAGACATACGCCCGGGGTGACCTCAAGGGGGCAAAGCTCCTTCTTGAAAAGGCCCAGGATCTGTACACCGGCGACTTCCTCCCCGAGGAACCATTCAACCCTTACCTTACGGCTGCGCGAGATGATTTCGGCCGGCTCCACACTTCAGTCATAACAACCCTTGGAAAGGTCTATGAGCAGGAAGGAAACAAGGATGCTCTTGAAGCGATCCGGTTCCTCGTTTCAACGCAGTACCCGCTTGTCGAGCCAGCCTGA
- a CDS encoding divergent polysaccharide deacetylase family protein, translating into MRPVPGRDGPDGESRKEHGVARGGRKKGSARRKKGRSGSLLVLLGVVLLIALSFFLLEMLRSKGSGKPERPVPPVERHALPPREVESPVLRSFSTPPAPVGKKDFRRGSVAIIIDDMGSSLREVNDLMAIKVPLTFAVIPGLARDREVAEEAHRKGYEVMLHLPMEPQGYPQQRLEKNGLLVSQEEDEIARRVRVLVAEVPYAAGANNHMGSRFTEHEEKMRAALGVLREKNFFFIDSRTSPKSVGYRLARSMGIEAGTRSVFLDNVQEVGAIRRQIDELAAMAGKRGSAIGIGHPHPATIRALAAALPELSREGITFVYASALAR; encoded by the coding sequence ATGCGGCCTGTGCCGGGCCGGGATGGACCGGACGGGGAATCACGAAAGGAGCATGGGGTGGCGCGTGGCGGTAGAAAAAAGGGGAGTGCGCGGAGGAAGAAGGGGAGGTCCGGCTCACTGCTAGTGCTGCTGGGAGTCGTTCTCCTCATAGCGCTGTCATTTTTCCTCCTGGAAATGCTTCGGAGCAAAGGTTCAGGTAAGCCGGAGCGGCCGGTGCCTCCCGTGGAGCGTCATGCCCTTCCGCCGCGGGAGGTGGAGTCGCCGGTGCTTCGTTCTTTCAGTACTCCTCCGGCACCTGTAGGCAAGAAAGATTTCCGGCGTGGGAGCGTCGCCATCATCATTGACGATATGGGGAGCAGCCTTCGGGAGGTAAACGATCTGATGGCGATAAAGGTCCCATTGACCTTTGCTGTAATTCCAGGGCTGGCCAGGGACCGAGAGGTGGCCGAGGAAGCTCACCGCAAAGGGTACGAGGTGATGCTGCATCTCCCTATGGAGCCGCAAGGGTACCCGCAGCAGCGGCTGGAGAAGAACGGTCTGCTCGTAAGTCAGGAAGAGGATGAGATTGCGCGCAGGGTGAGGGTACTCGTCGCGGAAGTGCCGTACGCGGCTGGCGCGAACAACCATATGGGGTCGCGTTTCACCGAGCATGAGGAGAAAATGAGGGCGGCGCTGGGAGTCTTGCGGGAGAAGAACTTCTTTTTCATCGATAGCAGGACCAGTCCGAAGTCGGTGGGGTATAGGCTCGCCCGTTCAATGGGCATCGAGGCAGGGACGCGGAGCGTTTTTCTCGATAATGTTCAGGAGGTGGGGGCGATACGGCGGCAGATCGATGAGCTGGCGGCGATGGCCGGCAAGAGAGGTAGCGCCATCGGCATCGGCCATCCGCACCCGGCGACCATCCGGGCGCTGGCGGCGGCGCTCCCCGAACTCAGCAGAGAGGGGATAACTTTTGTCTACGCATCAGCTCTTGCGAGGTAG